The following are encoded in a window of Bacillota bacterium genomic DNA:
- a CDS encoding thioredoxin family protein produces the protein MATLRIGDPIIEFELPGTDGKRYKVASFQEKPVLGVIFWCNHCPYVQAWEERVIDVQREYAGRGVQLVLISSNDPVQYPADDFDAMKRRAQEKKYPFPYLFDESQEVARAYGATRTPEIFLFDREGKLRYHGRPDDNYEDPEAVTRHYLRDAIDALLAGRAPSVAQTEPQGCTIKWKKA, from the coding sequence ATGGCGACGCTACGGATCGGCGATCCCATCATCGAGTTCGAGCTTCCGGGAACGGATGGTAAGCGCTACAAGGTCGCGTCGTTTCAGGAAAAGCCGGTACTCGGGGTCATCTTCTGGTGCAACCACTGCCCGTACGTGCAGGCGTGGGAAGAGCGGGTCATCGACGTCCAGCGGGAGTACGCGGGGCGGGGAGTGCAGCTCGTTCTCATCAGCAGCAACGACCCGGTCCAGTATCCGGCGGACGACTTCGACGCCATGAAGAGGCGGGCCCAGGAGAAGAAGTATCCGTTTCCCTACCTGTTCGACGAGTCGCAGGAGGTGGCGCGGGCTTACGGCGCGACCCGCACGCCCGAGATCTTCCTGTTCGACCGGGAGGGCAAGCTGCGCTATCATGGGCGGCCGGATGACAACTACGAGGATCCCGAAGCGGTGACGCGGCACTACCTTCGGGACGCCATCGACGCGCTGCTGGCCGGGCGAGCCCCGTCCGTGGCGCAGACCGAGCCGCAAGGCTGCACCATCAAGTGGAAGAAGGCGTAG